The following are encoded together in the Salvelinus alpinus chromosome 29, SLU_Salpinus.1, whole genome shotgun sequence genome:
- the LOC139558826 gene encoding zinc finger protein 687b-like isoform X2, whose protein sequence is MGDMKTPDFDDLLAAFDIPDIDAKEAIQSADEADGPGGAPLGKPEGGVGVGPSLRPPSPTDTQADTPIVSVIVKNCVRPDIDGGDEDTDQNTMDSIAGVAMGPRLGVCAPGMVESEPLNHNGFGAAGITTPLTQAQAQSNGEPWSVSTPKTEGGGGGAGSTKSVKQVGNIFNRLKPLMAQGSGDPVGRARKMQLLQQQHTRQEAGKEASLSSSSSVVSASLVPGVSVGLSSPFFPPSKPLLPSPPSALSSHPLHSSPPFNGAPKASPALCPRDSEGDDSDPDLGPPLLIQEPPDSPSRTPPKLTRRFRSSAGRTDSTHPMASLAAHPKPGDTPSGCRVTSSTAQSGSTKSLPQEDKHPEHVIEERDSPESPEPEIPKSAAPVTAKRCSSPAVASTPPPSDLQEPKEEEEEMEVGNGIENAMDGKEEEGAIGEEEGARTGEENMEVGDGKSTPPTTEGCTSTPGGPAAPARPLKVRIKTIKTSTGGITRTVTRVAPKAGAAGAKGLEPSKAPPVVRKTPVNRAWKPDTPSGRMAASQPQKAKSLNTLPVSTLAASSAMLAAATKAQNKMAASSDKAKVSATAVSITKSAALPATPSVASSPKFSVATGGMSVRPVGAKTSNGGSASVLAGTHQPNKPASIVNSTGAVISRSQSSLVEAFNKILNSKNLLPSYKPDLSAAPPPEWGLPLPAMGYRCLECGDAFALERSLARHYDRRSLRIEVTCNHCAKRLAFFNKCSLLLHAREHKERGLIMQCSHLVMRPVTVEQMIGQQDTTLIVSSPSTTSGAPAVSSSSSPLKDTQSQSAAQLRPVRRAPQIPQVLMPLPSKKGEVLQYHNFKCPECQAQFSGKAELVAHFQQIRATPNSTCMLCAPPMMLPNWCSVSAHQRIHKHRAPHVCPECGGIARQASFQTHLEEACLHFARRIGYRCSSCQVVFGGLNSIKSHIQTAHCEVFHKCPSCPMAFKSAPSAQGHISTQHPTLTGGQAKLIYKCVMCDTVFTQKPLLYMHFDTHLAKQKVHVFKCPDCTKLYAQKGSMMEHIKTAHRRLSVKQEGQSNASAPAPTNPSAPSLPKSKPSAKKDNSDGEDWGRDQEEEEEEEGGEDYEEPENQSSSMEVGSHRGTISEWSCQQCQKTFTQSDDYISHMKTEHGKAMKKFPCCVCESSFSTSSSLRRHVRVIHEGNKRVFHCQYCTEGKRTFSSRLILEKHIQVHHHRVRATDGQTRKRSVPGKGPGSSSELDGEGGPPGDEEGGGTDSREATEGGEEGSIPVKKTRALALPEREEDDNVFRCVPCGFATEDGAEFQRHIPQHRADAASFQCLQCGVCFASAGSLGRHRFITHRVRDPQGESNHRPPRTPSSPDSLPSSPQDGEDGKGKMSCRVCSRRFDRASDLNTHLRTHGMAFITAHKTDKPQ, encoded by the exons ATGGGGGACATGAAGACCCCAGATTTCGATGACCTATTGGCAGCATTTGACATTCCTGACATCGATGCTAAAGAGGCCATCCAGTCTGCTGATGAGGCTGACGGGCCAGGCGGTGCACCTCTGGGAAAGCCGGAAGGTGGGGTTGGTGTAGGGCCTTCTCTGAGACCACCTAGCCCCACGGACACCCAGGCTGACACCCCTATTGTCAGTGTTATCGTAAAGAACTGTGTACGACCTGACATCGATGGAGGGGATGAGGACACAGACCAGAACACTATGGACAGCATTGCCGGGGTCGCTATGGGTCCACGGCTCGGTGTCTGTGCCCCAGGCATGGTGGAATCTGAACCACTCAATCACAATGGATTTGGGGCTGCTGGTATAACTACTCCCCTAACCCAGGCTCAGGCCCAATCTAATGGGGAGCCGTGGTCAGTGTCTACCCCCAAAACAGAGGGTGGAGGAGGCGGTGCTGGATCAACTAAATCGGTCAAGCAGGTTGGCAATATATTCAACAGACTGAAGCCTCTTATGGCGCAAGGGTCGGGAGACCCTGTAGGGAGGGCGAGGAAGATGCAGCTCCTACAGCAGCAGCACACACGGCAAGAGGCAGGCAAAGAAGCTTCGTTATCCTCTTCTTCATCTGTTGTGTCTGCTTCTCTTGTCCCAGGAGTGTCAGTAGGActgtcctctcctttcttcccACCTTCCAAGCCTCTGCTCCCGTCCCCGCCATCCGCCCTCTCCTCACACCCGTTGCACTCATCTCCGCCGTTTAACGGGGCACCTAAAGCCAGCCCGGCATTGTGTCCCAGAGACTCAGAGGGGGATGATTCTGATCCGGACCTAGGGCCCCCGCTGCTGATCCAGGAACCCCCTGACTCCCCCTCCCGCACCCCTCCCAAACTGACCCGTCGTTTTAGGTCCTCTGCTGGCCGCACTGACTCCACCCATCCCATGGCCTCATTGGCAGCTCATCCCAAACCAGGGGACACTCCCTCGGGCTGTAGAGTGACCTCATCAACCGCCCAGTCAGGCTCCACCAAGAGTCTACCacaggaagacaaacacccaGAGCATGTTATAGAAGAGCGAGACTCACCTGAAAGTCCTGAGCCAGAGATACCCAAATCGGCAGCACCAGTAACTGCCAAGAGGTGCTCCAGCCCTGCAGTAGCCTCCACACCACCCCCCTCAGACCTTCAGGAGcctaaggaggaggaggaggagatggaggtgggAAATGGAATAGAGAATGCTATGGATGGCAAGGAGGAAGAGGGTGCAATTGGAGAGGAAGAGGGTGCAAGAACAGGAGAGGAGAACATGGAGGTGGGTGATGGCAAGTCTACACCTCCAACCACTGAAGGTTGCACCTCAACTCCAGGAGGGCCTGCTGCTCCTGCCCGGCCCCTCAAAGTGCGGATAAAGACCATCAAAACCTCCACTGGTGGAATCACCAGAACTGTTACCAGGGTCGCACCCAAAGCAGGTGCTGCTGGAGCCAAGGGTTTGGAGCCCAGCAAAGCTCCACCAGTGGTGCGGAAGACCCCAGTCAACAGGGCCTGGAAACCTGACACTCCCTCTGGTCGTATGGCAGCCTCCCAGCCACAGAAAGCAAAGAGCCTCAACACACTACCCGTGTCTACACTAGCAGCCAGTAGTGCTATGCTAGCTGCTGCAACCAAGGCTCAGAACAAGATGGCTGCCTCCTCGGACAAGGCCAAGGTATCTGCCACTGCTGTTAGCATCACTAAATCTGCCGCCCTGCCTGCCACTCCCTCGGTTGCCTCCTCTCCGAAGTTCTCAGTAGCCACTGGTGGGATGAGCGTACGTCCTGTTGGTGCTAAAACTTCTAATGGAGGCAGCGCCAGCGTCCTAGCCGGCACTCACCAGCCAAACAAGCCTGCCTCCATTGTGAACAGCACGGGCGCCGTCATTTCCCGCAGCCAGTCTAGCCTGGTGGAGGCCTTCAACAAGATCCTCAACAGCAAGAACCTGCTGCCCAGTTATAAGCCTGACCTCTCGGCGGCTCCGCCCCCAGAGTGGGGGCTCCCTCTGCCTGCCATGGGCTACCGCTGTCTAGAATGTGGCGATGCCTTCGCCCTGGAGCGCAGCCTGGCCCGCCACTATGACAGACGCTCGCTGCGCATCGAGGTGACCTGCAACCACTGTGCCAAGCGGCTGGCCTTTTTCAACAAGTGCAGCCTGCTGCTCCACGCCAGGGAGCATAAGGAACGAGGGCTGATAATGCAGTGCTCTCACCTCGTCATGAGGCCCGTCACCGTGGAGCAGATGATTGGCCAGCAGGACACCACACTCATCG tctcctccccctccaccacgTCCGGAGCCCCCGCCGTGTCATCCAGCTCCAGCCCACTGAAGGACACACAGTCTCAATCTGCAGCCCAGCTGAGACCGGTCCGCCGTGCGCCCCAGATCCCCCAGGTGCTGATGCCCCTCCCCAGCAAGAAGGGAGAGGTGCTGCAGTACCACAACTTCAAGTGTCCCGAGTGCCAGGCCCAGTTCTCTGGCAAGGCCGAGCTGGTCGCCCACTTCCAGCAGATCAGAGCTACCCCCAACTCG ACCTGTATGCTGTGCGCCCCTCCCATGATGCTGCCTAACTGGTGCAGTGTGTCGGCTCACCAGAGGATTCATAAGCACCGGGCACCCCACGTCTGTCCAGAGTGTGGGGGCATCGCCCGGCAGGCCAGCTTCCAGACCCACCTGGAGGAGGCCTGTCTGCACTTCGCCCGCCGCATTGGATACAG GTGCTCCAGTTGCCAGGTGGTCTTCGGCGGTCTGAACTCCATCAAGTCCCACATCCAGACGGCCCACTGCGAGGTGTTCCACAAGTGCCCCAGCTGCCCTATGGCCTTTAAGTCTGCCCCTAGTGCACAGGGACACATCAGCACCCAGCACCCCACCCTCACCGGGGGACAGGCCAA ATTGATCTACAAGTGTGTGATGTGTGATACAGTTTTTACCCAGAAACCCTTACTGTACATGCATTTCGACACCCACCTGGCCAAGCAGAAAGTGCATGTGTTCAAGTGTCCTGACTGCACCAAACTCTACGCACAGAAAGGTTCCATGATGGAACACATAAAG ACTGCTCACAGAAGGCTGTCAGTCAAACAGGAGGGCCAATCCAATGCCTCTGCCCCTGCCCCCACCAACCCCTCAGCCCCCTCCCTCCCAAAATCCAAGCCCTCTGCAAAAAAGGACAACTCAGATGGGGAGGACTGGGGCCGAGaccaagaggaggaggaggaggaagaggggggtgaGGACTATGAGGAACCTGAGAATCAGTCTAGTTCTATGGAGGTAGGCAGCCATCGTGGGACCATCTCAGAATGGAGCTGCCAGCAATGTCAGAAGACCTTCACACAGAGCGACGACTACATCTCTCACATGAAGACAGAGCACGGAAAG GCTATGAAGAAGTTcccgtgttgtgtgtgtgagagctccttctccacctcttccAGCCTGCGGCGCCATGTACGTGTCATCCACGAGGGCAACAAGAGAGTCTTCCACTGCCA ATATTGCACAGAGGGCAAGCGGACCTTCAGCAGTCGGCTCATACTAGAGAAGCATATCCAGGTCCATCATCACAGGGTCAGAGCCACTGACGGACAG ACCAGGAAGCGTTCAGTCCCGGGTAAGGGCCCAGGCAGCTCATCTGAACTTGACGGGGAGGGGGGGCCACCAGGGGACGAGGAAGGGGGCGGCACGGACAGCAGAGAGGCCACAGAGGGGGGCGAGGAGGGCAGCATTCCCGTGAAGAAAACACGAGCGTTGGCGCTTCCCGAGCGCGAGGAGGACGACAACGTGTTCCGCTGCGTGCCGTGCGGCTTCGCCACGGAGGACGGCGCCGAGTTCCAGCGCCACATCCCGCAGCATCGCGCCGACGCCGCCTCCTTCCAGTGCCTGCAGTGTGGCGTGTGCTTCGCCTCGGCTGGCTCCCTGGGACGCCACCGTTTCATCACCCACCGTGTGAGAGACCCCCAGGGGGAGTCCAACCACAGACCACCCCGCACCCCCTCCTCCCCGGACAGCTTACCCTCATCCCCACAGGACGGAGAGGACGGTAAGGGGAAAATGAGCTGCAGGGTGTGCAGCCGGCGCTTCGACAGGGCCTCCGACCTTAACACCCACTTAAGGACCCACGGCATGGCCTTCATTACCGCCCACAAGACGGACAAGCCccagtag
- the LOC139558826 gene encoding zinc finger protein 687b-like isoform X1 — protein MGDMKTPDFDDLLAAFDIPDIDAKEAIQSADEADGPGGAPLGKPEGGVGVGPSLRPPSPTDTQADTPIVSVIVKNCVRPDIDGGDEDTDQNTMDSIAGVAMGPRLGVCAPGMVESEPLNHNGFGAAGITTPLTQAQAQSNGEPWSVSTPKTEGGGGGAGSTKSVKQVGNIFNRLKPLMAQGSGDPVGRARKMQLLQQQHTRQEAGKEASLSSSSSVVSASLVPGVSVGLSSPFFPPSKPLLPSPPSALSSHPLHSSPPFNGAPKASPALCPRDSEGDDSDPDLGPPLLIQEPPDSPSRTPPKLTRRFRSSAGRTDSTHPMASLAAHPKPGDTPSGCRVTSSTAQSGSTKSLPQEDKHPEHVIEERDSPESPEPEIPKSAAPVTAKRCSSPAVASTPPPSDLQEPKEEEEEMEVGNGIENAMDGKEEEGAIGEEEGARTGEENMEVGDGKSTPPTTEGCTSTPGGPAAPARPLKVRIKTIKTSTGGITRTVTRVAPKAGAAGAKGLEPSKAPPVVRKTPVNRAWKPDTPSGRMAASQPQKAKSLNTLPVSTLAASSAMLAAATKAQNKMAASSDKAKVSATAVSITKSAALPATPSVASSPKFSVATGGMSVRPVGAKTSNGGSASVLAGTHQPNKPASIVNSTGAVISRSQSSLVEAFNKILNSKNLLPSYKPDLSAAPPPEWGLPLPAMGYRCLECGDAFALERSLARHYDRRSLRIEVTCNHCAKRLAFFNKCSLLLHAREHKERGLIMQCSHLVMRPVTVEQMIGQQDTTLIGMCSPSSISSPPPVSSPSTTSGAPAVSSSSSPLKDTQSQSAAQLRPVRRAPQIPQVLMPLPSKKGEVLQYHNFKCPECQAQFSGKAELVAHFQQIRATPNSTCMLCAPPMMLPNWCSVSAHQRIHKHRAPHVCPECGGIARQASFQTHLEEACLHFARRIGYRCSSCQVVFGGLNSIKSHIQTAHCEVFHKCPSCPMAFKSAPSAQGHISTQHPTLTGGQAKLIYKCVMCDTVFTQKPLLYMHFDTHLAKQKVHVFKCPDCTKLYAQKGSMMEHIKTAHRRLSVKQEGQSNASAPAPTNPSAPSLPKSKPSAKKDNSDGEDWGRDQEEEEEEEGGEDYEEPENQSSSMEVGSHRGTISEWSCQQCQKTFTQSDDYISHMKTEHGKAMKKFPCCVCESSFSTSSSLRRHVRVIHEGNKRVFHCQYCTEGKRTFSSRLILEKHIQVHHHRVRATDGQTRKRSVPGKGPGSSSELDGEGGPPGDEEGGGTDSREATEGGEEGSIPVKKTRALALPEREEDDNVFRCVPCGFATEDGAEFQRHIPQHRADAASFQCLQCGVCFASAGSLGRHRFITHRVRDPQGESNHRPPRTPSSPDSLPSSPQDGEDGKGKMSCRVCSRRFDRASDLNTHLRTHGMAFITAHKTDKPQ, from the exons ATGGGGGACATGAAGACCCCAGATTTCGATGACCTATTGGCAGCATTTGACATTCCTGACATCGATGCTAAAGAGGCCATCCAGTCTGCTGATGAGGCTGACGGGCCAGGCGGTGCACCTCTGGGAAAGCCGGAAGGTGGGGTTGGTGTAGGGCCTTCTCTGAGACCACCTAGCCCCACGGACACCCAGGCTGACACCCCTATTGTCAGTGTTATCGTAAAGAACTGTGTACGACCTGACATCGATGGAGGGGATGAGGACACAGACCAGAACACTATGGACAGCATTGCCGGGGTCGCTATGGGTCCACGGCTCGGTGTCTGTGCCCCAGGCATGGTGGAATCTGAACCACTCAATCACAATGGATTTGGGGCTGCTGGTATAACTACTCCCCTAACCCAGGCTCAGGCCCAATCTAATGGGGAGCCGTGGTCAGTGTCTACCCCCAAAACAGAGGGTGGAGGAGGCGGTGCTGGATCAACTAAATCGGTCAAGCAGGTTGGCAATATATTCAACAGACTGAAGCCTCTTATGGCGCAAGGGTCGGGAGACCCTGTAGGGAGGGCGAGGAAGATGCAGCTCCTACAGCAGCAGCACACACGGCAAGAGGCAGGCAAAGAAGCTTCGTTATCCTCTTCTTCATCTGTTGTGTCTGCTTCTCTTGTCCCAGGAGTGTCAGTAGGActgtcctctcctttcttcccACCTTCCAAGCCTCTGCTCCCGTCCCCGCCATCCGCCCTCTCCTCACACCCGTTGCACTCATCTCCGCCGTTTAACGGGGCACCTAAAGCCAGCCCGGCATTGTGTCCCAGAGACTCAGAGGGGGATGATTCTGATCCGGACCTAGGGCCCCCGCTGCTGATCCAGGAACCCCCTGACTCCCCCTCCCGCACCCCTCCCAAACTGACCCGTCGTTTTAGGTCCTCTGCTGGCCGCACTGACTCCACCCATCCCATGGCCTCATTGGCAGCTCATCCCAAACCAGGGGACACTCCCTCGGGCTGTAGAGTGACCTCATCAACCGCCCAGTCAGGCTCCACCAAGAGTCTACCacaggaagacaaacacccaGAGCATGTTATAGAAGAGCGAGACTCACCTGAAAGTCCTGAGCCAGAGATACCCAAATCGGCAGCACCAGTAACTGCCAAGAGGTGCTCCAGCCCTGCAGTAGCCTCCACACCACCCCCCTCAGACCTTCAGGAGcctaaggaggaggaggaggagatggaggtgggAAATGGAATAGAGAATGCTATGGATGGCAAGGAGGAAGAGGGTGCAATTGGAGAGGAAGAGGGTGCAAGAACAGGAGAGGAGAACATGGAGGTGGGTGATGGCAAGTCTACACCTCCAACCACTGAAGGTTGCACCTCAACTCCAGGAGGGCCTGCTGCTCCTGCCCGGCCCCTCAAAGTGCGGATAAAGACCATCAAAACCTCCACTGGTGGAATCACCAGAACTGTTACCAGGGTCGCACCCAAAGCAGGTGCTGCTGGAGCCAAGGGTTTGGAGCCCAGCAAAGCTCCACCAGTGGTGCGGAAGACCCCAGTCAACAGGGCCTGGAAACCTGACACTCCCTCTGGTCGTATGGCAGCCTCCCAGCCACAGAAAGCAAAGAGCCTCAACACACTACCCGTGTCTACACTAGCAGCCAGTAGTGCTATGCTAGCTGCTGCAACCAAGGCTCAGAACAAGATGGCTGCCTCCTCGGACAAGGCCAAGGTATCTGCCACTGCTGTTAGCATCACTAAATCTGCCGCCCTGCCTGCCACTCCCTCGGTTGCCTCCTCTCCGAAGTTCTCAGTAGCCACTGGTGGGATGAGCGTACGTCCTGTTGGTGCTAAAACTTCTAATGGAGGCAGCGCCAGCGTCCTAGCCGGCACTCACCAGCCAAACAAGCCTGCCTCCATTGTGAACAGCACGGGCGCCGTCATTTCCCGCAGCCAGTCTAGCCTGGTGGAGGCCTTCAACAAGATCCTCAACAGCAAGAACCTGCTGCCCAGTTATAAGCCTGACCTCTCGGCGGCTCCGCCCCCAGAGTGGGGGCTCCCTCTGCCTGCCATGGGCTACCGCTGTCTAGAATGTGGCGATGCCTTCGCCCTGGAGCGCAGCCTGGCCCGCCACTATGACAGACGCTCGCTGCGCATCGAGGTGACCTGCAACCACTGTGCCAAGCGGCTGGCCTTTTTCAACAAGTGCAGCCTGCTGCTCCACGCCAGGGAGCATAAGGAACGAGGGCTGATAATGCAGTGCTCTCACCTCGTCATGAGGCCCGTCACCGTGGAGCAGATGATTGGCCAGCAGGACACCACACTCATCG GCATGTGTTCCCCTTCTtcaatctcctctcctcctccagtctcctccccctccaccacgTCCGGAGCCCCCGCCGTGTCATCCAGCTCCAGCCCACTGAAGGACACACAGTCTCAATCTGCAGCCCAGCTGAGACCGGTCCGCCGTGCGCCCCAGATCCCCCAGGTGCTGATGCCCCTCCCCAGCAAGAAGGGAGAGGTGCTGCAGTACCACAACTTCAAGTGTCCCGAGTGCCAGGCCCAGTTCTCTGGCAAGGCCGAGCTGGTCGCCCACTTCCAGCAGATCAGAGCTACCCCCAACTCG ACCTGTATGCTGTGCGCCCCTCCCATGATGCTGCCTAACTGGTGCAGTGTGTCGGCTCACCAGAGGATTCATAAGCACCGGGCACCCCACGTCTGTCCAGAGTGTGGGGGCATCGCCCGGCAGGCCAGCTTCCAGACCCACCTGGAGGAGGCCTGTCTGCACTTCGCCCGCCGCATTGGATACAG GTGCTCCAGTTGCCAGGTGGTCTTCGGCGGTCTGAACTCCATCAAGTCCCACATCCAGACGGCCCACTGCGAGGTGTTCCACAAGTGCCCCAGCTGCCCTATGGCCTTTAAGTCTGCCCCTAGTGCACAGGGACACATCAGCACCCAGCACCCCACCCTCACCGGGGGACAGGCCAA ATTGATCTACAAGTGTGTGATGTGTGATACAGTTTTTACCCAGAAACCCTTACTGTACATGCATTTCGACACCCACCTGGCCAAGCAGAAAGTGCATGTGTTCAAGTGTCCTGACTGCACCAAACTCTACGCACAGAAAGGTTCCATGATGGAACACATAAAG ACTGCTCACAGAAGGCTGTCAGTCAAACAGGAGGGCCAATCCAATGCCTCTGCCCCTGCCCCCACCAACCCCTCAGCCCCCTCCCTCCCAAAATCCAAGCCCTCTGCAAAAAAGGACAACTCAGATGGGGAGGACTGGGGCCGAGaccaagaggaggaggaggaggaagaggggggtgaGGACTATGAGGAACCTGAGAATCAGTCTAGTTCTATGGAGGTAGGCAGCCATCGTGGGACCATCTCAGAATGGAGCTGCCAGCAATGTCAGAAGACCTTCACACAGAGCGACGACTACATCTCTCACATGAAGACAGAGCACGGAAAG GCTATGAAGAAGTTcccgtgttgtgtgtgtgagagctccttctccacctcttccAGCCTGCGGCGCCATGTACGTGTCATCCACGAGGGCAACAAGAGAGTCTTCCACTGCCA ATATTGCACAGAGGGCAAGCGGACCTTCAGCAGTCGGCTCATACTAGAGAAGCATATCCAGGTCCATCATCACAGGGTCAGAGCCACTGACGGACAG ACCAGGAAGCGTTCAGTCCCGGGTAAGGGCCCAGGCAGCTCATCTGAACTTGACGGGGAGGGGGGGCCACCAGGGGACGAGGAAGGGGGCGGCACGGACAGCAGAGAGGCCACAGAGGGGGGCGAGGAGGGCAGCATTCCCGTGAAGAAAACACGAGCGTTGGCGCTTCCCGAGCGCGAGGAGGACGACAACGTGTTCCGCTGCGTGCCGTGCGGCTTCGCCACGGAGGACGGCGCCGAGTTCCAGCGCCACATCCCGCAGCATCGCGCCGACGCCGCCTCCTTCCAGTGCCTGCAGTGTGGCGTGTGCTTCGCCTCGGCTGGCTCCCTGGGACGCCACCGTTTCATCACCCACCGTGTGAGAGACCCCCAGGGGGAGTCCAACCACAGACCACCCCGCACCCCCTCCTCCCCGGACAGCTTACCCTCATCCCCACAGGACGGAGAGGACGGTAAGGGGAAAATGAGCTGCAGGGTGTGCAGCCGGCGCTTCGACAGGGCCTCCGACCTTAACACCCACTTAAGGACCCACGGCATGGCCTTCATTACCGCCCACAAGACGGACAAGCCccagtag
- the aqp10b gene encoding aquaporin-10b encodes MDRLLNKFRIRSSLARECLAECLGVYIMILFGCGSVAQVTTSENSKGHYLSINLGFALGTTFGVYVSRGVSGAHLNPAVSLSLCFLGRHPWTRLPFYVFFQILGAFMAAATVALQYYDAIQLYSGGHLTVSGPKATAGIFSTYPADYLSLWGGIMDQVVGTAALMVCILALGDSRNSPAPADLQPVLVGAVVLVIGVSMGSNSGYALNPARDIGPRLFTYIAGWGDEVFRAGHSWWWVPLVATCAGALVGTLIYELLIEVHHPEKGLISESSAQGQATESRQAVELNPEKKDPKDGLDGTIM; translated from the exons ATGGACCGACTGCTAAATAAATTTCGAATCAGGAGTAGCCTTGCCAGAGAGTGTTTGGCAGAGTGCCTGGGGGTCTACATCATGATT CTGTTTGGATGTGGCTCCGTTGCCCAGGTAACGACATCTGAAAACAGTAAAGGTCACTACCTGTCAATCAATCTGGGTTTCGCTCTGGGAACCACCTTTGGAGTCTATGTTTCCCGTGGGGTGTCAG GTGCTCACCTGAACCCTGCAGTGTCTCTCAGCCTCTGCTTTCTGGGCAGGCATCCTTGGACACGCCTGCCTTTCTACGTCTTCTTCCAGATTCTGGGGGCCTTTATGGCTGCTGCCACCGTAGCCCTGCAGTACTATG ATGCTATACAGTTATACAGTGGTGGTCACCTGACTGTGAGCGGTCCCAAAGCCACAGCAGGCATCTTCTCCACATACCCTGCTGACTACCTGAGCCTGTGGGGGGGCATCATGGACCAG GTGGTGGGCACGGCTGCTCTCATGGTGTGTATCCTGGCTCTGGGGGACAGCAGGAACAGCCCGGCGCCTGCAGATCTGCAGCCGGTGCTGGTGGGGGCTGTGGTGTTGGTGATCGGAGTCTCCATGGGCTCCAACAGCGGCTATGCCCTTAACCCAGCCAGAGACATTGGGCCTAGACTGTTCACATACATTGCTGGCTGGGGGGATGAGGTGTTTAG GGCGGGACATAGTTGGTGGTGGGTGCCTTTAGTGGCCACTTGTGCCGGCGCTCTGGTAGGCACACTGATCTACGAGCTCCTCATTGAGGTCCACCATCCAGAGAAGGGGCTCATCTCGGAGTCCTCAGCCCAAGGACAAGCCACTGAGAGCAGGCAGGCAGTGGAGCTAAATCCAGAAAAAAAAGACCCTAAGGATGGACTTGATGGGACCATCATGTGA